The Periplaneta americana isolate PAMFEO1 chromosome 9, P.americana_PAMFEO1_priV1, whole genome shotgun sequence genome contains a region encoding:
- the LOC138706236 gene encoding retinol-binding protein pinta-like, whose amino-acid sequence MALRKLTPELEELAKKECNEEPARLQQDLQHIRDWLAKQPHLKSRTDDQFLTMFLRGCKFSLERTKAKLDMYHTLKTALPEFYTNRDPMLPEIQHLMKLGVLVPLPEPDDQGRRVAIMRQGLYDPNKIKIQDVFKFNMMLMDVLLEEDDRSVICGTVSILDHDKMTMAHMMHFSPSLAKKGTTLFQEGYPIRPKAMHHINFNSAFTAIFNMFKSFMKEKLQKRLHMHSGIETMFESVPKRILPLEYGGEAGPIDKLAEEWKKKVEARRDWLIESEKYGCNEKKRPGKPKTHEDLFGLEGSFRQLNVD is encoded by the exons ATGGCTCTGCGCAAACTGACCCCAGAACTTGAGGAACTGGCTAAAAAGGAGTGCAATGAGGAACCTGCGAGGCTGCAACAAGACTTACAGCATATAAGGGATTGGCTGGCCAAACAGCCTCACCTCAAATCCAGGACAG ACGACCAATTCCTCACGATGTTCCTGCGCGGCTGCAAGTTCTCTCTGGAGCGCACCAAGGCCAAGCTGGACATGTACCACACGCTGAAGACCGCCCTGCCGGAGTTCTACACCAACCGAGACCCCATGCTGCCTGAGATACAACACTTAATGAAGCTAGG GGTTTTAGTGCCACTACCAGAACCCGATGATCAAGGTAGGCGGGTGGCGATCATGCGACAAGGACTGTATGATCCCAATAAGATCAAGATCCAGGACGTGTTCAAGTTCAACATGATGTTGATGGATGTACTTCTGGAAGAAGACGATCGGTCGGTGATATGTGGAACTGTGTCAATTCTGGACCACGACAAGATGACCATGGCGCACATGATGCATTTCAGCCCGTCCCTGGCTAAGAAGGGCACAACCCTCTTCCAG GAAGGGTATCCTATCCGGCCCAAAGCCATGCATCATATCAACTTCAACTCAGCGTTCACGGCCATCTTCAATATGTTTAAGTCATTCATGAAAGAGAAGCTGCAGAAGAGG CTGCACATGCATTCTGGTATTGAAACTATGTTCGAAAGCGTTCCTAAGAGAATTCTACCACTGGAATATGGAGGAGAGGCAGGCCCAATTGATAAACTAGCGG AAGAATGGAAGAAGAAGGTGGAGGCACGGAGGGACTGGCTCATAGAGTCTGAGAAGTACGGCTGTAACGAGAAGAAGCGCCCGGGCAAACCCAAGACACATGAAGACCTCTTCGGCCTGGAGGGCTCCTTCAGACAGCTGAACGTGGACTAG